From Fulvivirga lutea:
TATCAACAAATGATCCCATTCCATGATGAACATCTATTTTGTTTTTGTTCATTAAGAAATCGATACCATCGCAAGTTTGTTTTACAACATTCGCCTTGCGATCTATCATTTGTTTGAAATTGACCTTTGGCTTATTGATATCAATACCGTGCTCTTTAAAGTGATTAACTGCATTGTAATAATGCTCTGAGCTATCTAAAAGAGCTTTTGATGGTATACAACCCACATTAAGACATGTACCTCCCAATGTATCATATTTTTCAATGATGGCTGTTTTTAAACCTAATTGCGCACATCTTATAGCCGCTACATATCCACCAGGTCCAGATCCTATGACAGTTACATCGTATTGCATTTTTTTGGTTGTTAGTAATTAGTAGTCAGTAGTTAGATAATGATTGTATTTAGTAACAAGTCTGACTACAAACTACCAATTACTAAATACTATTAACTATTATACGCCAAGCATAAGTCTTGCTGGATCCTCCAACAACTCTTTCACTCTTACAAGGAAGCTCACTGACTCTTTGCCATCAATGATTCTATGATCATAAGATAAAGCAACATACATTACTGGTCTTATTTCCACTTGTCCATTAATAGCAACCGGTCGTTCCACGATATTATGCATTCCTAAAATTGCTGATTGGGGTGCGTTGATTATTGGTGTTGAAAGCATTGAGCCGAAAATACCGCCATTCGTAATCGTAAATGTTCCACCTTGCATTTCTTCAATACTTAATTTACCATCGCGTGCTTTTTTAGCTAGCCTTACAACTTCGCTTTCTATGCCTTTGAAATCTAGGTTTTCTGCATTTCTAATTACAGGTACAACCAGGCCTTTTGGAGAACTTACCGCAATAGAGATGTCGCAATAATCATTGTAAACCATTTCATTACCATCGATAGCAGCGTTAACTGCAGGCCATTCTAATAGTGCTTGGCAACAAGCTTTAGTAAAGAATGACATAAAGCCAAGACCAACACCATGCTTTTCTTTAAACTGCTCTTTGTATTTAGACCTTAAGTCCATAATTGGCTTCATGTCTACCTCATTAAATGTGGTAAGCATGGCCGTTTCATTCTTCACAGAAACCAAACGCTTAGAAATGGTCTTTCTTAACGAAGACATTTTCTCTCTACGCTGATTTCTTGATCCTGCTACTGGTGCTGATCCTTGCTCCTCTTTTTCTTCCGATTTAGATTCAGTTTTAGATGCTGATTTTTGAGCATTTTCGGCATCCTCTTTTGTGATACGCCCATCAACTCCGGTACCTTTTACTGTACCAGGATCTATACCCTTTTCTTTTAATATTTTGGCCGCGGCAGGCGATGCATGTCCCGCTGCATAAGAATCTGAGCTAGAAGAATCTCCACCGGCACTTGCTGATTCTGATTTAGTCTCCTTTTTGGCATCTCCGCCTGAAGAAGAGGGTGCCCCACTCATTACTTCTATTTTACATATAGTAGCACCAATCTCTAAGGTATCACCTTCCTGAGCTACAATTTTTAATATTCCATTGGCTTCTGCTGGCAACTCAAAAGTAGCCTTGTCAGATTCCACTTCCGCAATAATTTCATCCAGCTCAACGAAATCACCTTCCTCTTTTAACCAAGATGAAATAGTAACCTCGGTAATCGATTCACCTACTGCTGGAACAATCATTTCTTTAACTTCACCTGTTTTTTCAGGTTCTGAACTTTCGGATGATTTGCTCTCATCAGAAGATTTTGACTCTTTCTTTTCTTCCTTTTTCTCCGACTTATCAGAACTACCACTGGCAGAGGTGTCTATTTCGCAGATAACAGTACCAACATCTACAGTTTCTCCATCCTGAACTTTAATTTTTAGAACACCGGCTTTTTCTGCAGGTAATTCAAATGTTGCTTTGTCAGACTCTAACTCTGCAATAATTTCGTCTTGCTCCACATAATCACCATCAGACTTCAGCCAACTTGCAATGGTTACTTCGGTGATTGATTCACCAACTTCTGGAACTTTTATTTCTAAACTCATCTATTTGTAGTTTTAATAATGTCAATCTTATTTTTCAAATGCTTTTGCTACTATATCAGCCTGTTCTTTTTTATGAACTTTTGCATAACCGGTAGCAGGCGATGCACTTGCTTTA
This genomic window contains:
- the odhB gene encoding 2-oxoglutarate dehydrogenase complex dihydrolipoyllysine-residue succinyltransferase — its product is MSLEIKVPEVGESITEVTIASWLKSDGDYVEQDEIIAELESDKATFELPAEKAGVLKIKVQDGETVDVGTVICEIDTSASGSSDKSEKKEEKKESKSSDESKSSESSEPEKTGEVKEMIVPAVGESITEVTISSWLKEEGDFVELDEIIAEVESDKATFELPAEANGILKIVAQEGDTLEIGATICKIEVMSGAPSSSGGDAKKETKSESASAGGDSSSSDSYAAGHASPAAAKILKEKGIDPGTVKGTGVDGRITKEDAENAQKSASKTESKSEEKEEQGSAPVAGSRNQRREKMSSLRKTISKRLVSVKNETAMLTTFNEVDMKPIMDLRSKYKEQFKEKHGVGLGFMSFFTKACCQALLEWPAVNAAIDGNEMVYNDYCDISIAVSSPKGLVVPVIRNAENLDFKGIESEVVRLAKKARDGKLSIEEMQGGTFTITNGGIFGSMLSTPIINAPQSAILGMHNIVERPVAINGQVEIRPVMYVALSYDHRIIDGKESVSFLVRVKELLEDPARLMLGV